The Streptomyces sp. NBC_00224 genome contains the following window.
CTTGCGAGAACTCCACGCCTCCGGCAGACCGGCCGCCGTCTCCGCAAGGTCGACCGCACTCATGACACACCCCTCCTCACGGACCCGGCCGGTCATGCCGAAAGGGCCCGCACATAAAGATCAATGGATGCCTTGAAAACTACCTGACCAGGGAAAACAACTGGTCGACCGTTCGGTAAAACCTGTCGCCGGGGCCAGACCGAAGCCAGCCCCCGGCCCCCGGCCCCCACCAGAGGCTCATCCATGACCCGGTCAACGATCCGAGATGAACCACTAGCATCCCCACCCCCGCACCCGGGGCCGACAGATTCAAACGCAAGCCGTACAGCCCGGAGATCATGCGCTCGATGGCCCCGCGGAAAACCCAGGCCGCTGCCGTGTGGCTCACCGCGTCGGGCGATCATCGGGCGGATGCCGCCTGCCCACCGCAGACGACAGTACCTGTCGTGGCCGTAAGCGCGGTCGGCGAACAGCGTGTCGAGGCGGCGCCCGGGGGCGTCCGACCGTACCCGGCCGGGATCTTGTCGAGCAGGGGCAGCAACTACGTGACATCGTTGCGGTTTCCGCCGGTCACCGCATCGGCGACACCCTCGGGCTCGCGGAAGCCACCATCAGCGCGAGGACCGAAGGCTCACCTGTCCCGGTGGTTTGACCTCGGTCATGCATGGCGGGCGCGGCGGTCGAGCAGAACACCTCCTTGTGGAGATCTGGCTGTTGAACCATCTGTCCACCGCCTCCCTCACCCTGATCACGGTCGGCGGCATCGTCGCCCTGGCATTGACAGGCAGCCTGCTGACCTACCGTTTACATCCCGCAATCGCCGAGGGCGAACACAACGACATGATCGGCGCGGGACTTGGCATGTTCGCTGCCATTTACGGGATCATCCTGGCCTTCGTCGTCGTCACCCTGTGGACCCAGGCGGACGAAGCCGAGATGGTCGTCGCCAATGAGTCGGCCCACCTGGCGCAGATGGTCCGCGACTCCCAGGCCTTCCCGCCCGCCCAGCGCGCCGACATGGAGCACGCCGTCAGCGACTACGCTCACGCCGTGGCGGAGGTGCAGTGGCCCCTCATGCGAAAGGGCCGCCCCAAGTACGGCGCCACAGAACGAGCCATGGAAGACATGTTCGCCACGCTGAACTCATTCGAGCCGAAGACAGAGCGCCAGAAGGCTTTCTACCGCGAGACCATCAGCGACATCAACAAGGTCGTCGCTGAGCGCCGGGCCCGGATCACCAAAGCCCAGCAGTCGCTGCCGGAACTGTTCAAGATATTGGCGTACGGAGGCGCGCTCGTGATCATCCCGCTCACGTTCCTGTACGGCAACAAGAGCCGACGAGTACGGCTGCTGTTCGTCGGCTCGGTCGCCGCGCTCGTCGGCTTCACCCTGCTGCTCGTCCTCGTGCTCGACCACCCGTTTTCCGGGGACATCAGCGTGCAGCCGGACGCGTTCAAGGAAGGCGTGCTGGCAAAGTTCTGGTGATCGGCCGGCTGCGGGTGAGGTCCGGTTGACCGCTGCAAAGGATGGACAGGGGCTACTGATCCATCCGGGGCGGTGTCGGGCCCACCCCCCGCCTGGATCCGTATGGCAGCTCACTGCGGCCCGACGCGCGTCAACGAACGCGCCGGCACCTCGCAAGGGGGCTCGGTACTCGCTGT
Protein-coding sequences here:
- a CDS encoding DUF4239 domain-containing protein — its product is MEIWLLNHLSTASLTLITVGGIVALALTGSLLTYRLHPAIAEGEHNDMIGAGLGMFAAIYGIILAFVVVTLWTQADEAEMVVANESAHLAQMVRDSQAFPPAQRADMEHAVSDYAHAVAEVQWPLMRKGRPKYGATERAMEDMFATLNSFEPKTERQKAFYRETISDINKVVAERRARITKAQQSLPELFKILAYGGALVIIPLTFLYGNKSRRVRLLFVGSVAALVGFTLLLVLVLDHPFSGDISVQPDAFKEGVLAKFW